In a single window of the Neisseria subflava genome:
- the bioH gene encoding pimeloyl-ACP methyl ester esterase BioH, which translates to MPHSAKKVYLIHGWAANRHVFDDLIPRLPAGWDVRALDLPGHGDAPFTEPFDIAAVAEAFAGQIDTPAHILGWSLGGLVALYLTALYPDKIRSLCLTASFARLTADTDYPEGLAQPALGKMVGAFQQDYAKHIKQFLQLQLLHTPHSGEILNRVLPDLARCGTPSALQAALEAVNHADARPLLPLIQTPSLLVFGQKDAITPPRMGEYLHRHLSNSELVLIDKAAHAPFLSHADEFAETYRNFVEKAV; encoded by the coding sequence CCACACTCCGCCAAAAAAGTTTATCTGATACACGGTTGGGCGGCGAACCGCCATGTATTCGACGATTTGATACCGCGCCTGCCTGCCGGTTGGGACGTCCGCGCGCTTGATTTGCCCGGACACGGCGATGCGCCTTTTACCGAGCCGTTTGATATTGCCGCCGTTGCCGAAGCCTTCGCCGGACAAATCGACACGCCGGCACACATTCTCGGCTGGTCGCTGGGCGGACTGGTTGCCCTGTATCTGACCGCGCTTTATCCCGATAAAATCCGATCGCTCTGCCTGACGGCAAGTTTTGCCCGATTGACTGCCGACACGGATTATCCGGAAGGCTTGGCACAACCTGCCTTGGGCAAGATGGTCGGTGCATTCCAGCAGGATTATGCCAAACATATTAAGCAGTTTCTACAACTGCAACTGTTGCACACGCCCCATTCCGGCGAAATCTTAAACCGGGTGCTGCCCGATTTAGCGCGCTGCGGCACGCCTTCCGCCTTACAGGCCGCGCTTGAAGCGGTCAACCATGCCGATGCGCGTCCGCTGTTGCCGCTGATTCAAACGCCGTCATTGCTGGTGTTTGGACAGAAAGACGCCATTACGCCGCCGCGCATGGGCGAATATTTACACCGCCATTTGAGCAACAGCGAGCTGGTCCTTATCGACAAAGCCGCACACGCGCCCTTTTTAAGCCATGCCGACGAATTTGCCGAAACCTACCGCAATTTCGTCGAAAAGGCCGTCTGA
- a CDS encoding methyltransferase, with protein sequence MTEQDKRWQIHRHLAQDTDERLQLVRNAPKRIMLIGADADISRSLLAARYPDAVFEEYDPNADFLKTAAAARKGGFWQKLTGKTIPQHCQALTAPLPEAAADMLWANLSLSRADDILPVLKNWAAALKTDGLLFFTHFGRDSLSELTGRLNHEGIECEAPTLIDMHDLGDMLADNGFYDPVTDTAKLELSYKKAGTFWQDMETLGLWNALKFSNPQAAKECVDKIFANEGRLNITLETVYGHAVKKLVLPQGENVVQFFPKRQD encoded by the coding sequence ATGACCGAACAAGACAAACGCTGGCAAATTCACCGCCATCTCGCCCAAGACACCGACGAGCGCCTGCAGCTGGTCCGCAATGCACCCAAACGCATCATGCTGATTGGTGCCGATGCCGACATCAGCCGCAGCCTGCTGGCCGCGCGTTATCCCGACGCCGTGTTTGAAGAATACGATCCGAATGCCGACTTTTTGAAAACCGCCGCCGCCGCGCGCAAAGGCGGTTTCTGGCAGAAGCTGACCGGCAAAACCATTCCGCAACATTGCCAAGCCCTGACCGCGCCATTACCTGAAGCAGCCGCCGATATGCTGTGGGCCAACCTCAGCCTCAGCCGCGCCGACGATATTTTGCCGGTATTGAAAAACTGGGCCGCTGCTTTGAAAACCGACGGATTATTGTTTTTCACGCACTTTGGCCGCGACAGCCTGAGCGAGCTGACAGGCCGTCTGAACCATGAAGGCATCGAATGCGAAGCGCCCACACTGATTGATATGCACGACTTGGGCGATATGCTCGCCGACAACGGCTTTTACGATCCGGTGACCGACACGGCCAAGCTGGAGTTGAGCTATAAAAAAGCCGGGACGTTTTGGCAGGACATGGAAACCTTGGGATTGTGGAATGCGTTGAAGTTCAGCAATCCGCAAGCGGCAAAGGAATGTGTGGATAAGATTTTTGCCAACGAAGGCCGTCTGAACATCACGCTTGAAACCGTGTACGGCCATGCCGTGAAAAAATTGGTGTTGCCGCAAGGGGAGAACGTGGTGCAGTTTTTCCCGAAACGGCAGGACTAG
- a CDS encoding BolA family protein, which yields MLLPEQVKTLIEGVTPCEHVEVEGDGHHFFAVIVSSSFEGKARLARHRLIKDGLKPQLESNELHALSISVAATPAEWAAKQA from the coding sequence ATGCTTTTACCCGAACAAGTCAAAACCCTGATTGAAGGCGTTACCCCTTGCGAACACGTCGAAGTCGAAGGCGACGGCCATCACTTCTTCGCCGTAATCGTTTCCTCCTCATTTGAAGGCAAAGCCCGCCTCGCCCGCCACCGCCTGATTAAAGACGGCCTCAAGCCGCAACTCGAAAGCAACGAATTGCACGCGCTGTCGATTTCCGTTGCCGCCACGCCGGCCGAATGGGCGGCCAAACAGGCTTAA
- a CDS encoding FKBP-type peptidyl-prolyl cis-trans isomerase, which translates to MMSLIIEDLQEGHGKEAVKGKEITVHYTGWLEDGTKFDSSLDRRQPLTITLGVGQVIKGWDEGFGGMKEGGKRKLTIPSEMGYGAHGAGGVIPPHATLIFEVELLKVYE; encoded by the coding sequence ATCATGAGCCTGATTATTGAAGACTTGCAAGAAGGCCACGGCAAAGAAGCCGTCAAAGGCAAAGAAATCACCGTACATTACACCGGCTGGTTGGAAGACGGTACCAAATTCGACTCCAGCCTCGACCGCCGTCAACCGCTGACCATCACTCTGGGCGTCGGCCAAGTGATTAAAGGTTGGGACGAAGGCTTCGGCGGCATGAAAGAAGGCGGCAAACGCAAGCTGACCATTCCTTCCGAAATGGGCTATGGCGCACACGGTGCCGGCGGCGTGATTCCTCCGCACGCAACTTTGATTTTTGAAGTCGAGCTGCTGAAAGTGTACGAATAA